The following proteins are co-located in the Enoplosus armatus isolate fEnoArm2 chromosome 8, fEnoArm2.hap1, whole genome shotgun sequence genome:
- the ogfr gene encoding opioid growth factor receptor codes for MEDDYVCEYDSTWESDGDDPARESQSRRSSQDKTKSVFTLTRHTPRNIRAAKDMQNYRRGYPNLTDDECSEDKMNNLQFYLNKFPSAPDDVYIESFLKEWKNDYKRLERVHSYIQWLFPLREPGVNYMASELTKKEIEAFKKNDDAKRRLVESYELMLGFYGIRLVNKETGEVKRAENWKERFGNLERNMHNNLRITRILKSLGELGFEHYQAPLVRFFLEETLVKKTLSSVKRSVLDYFLFAVRDKQKRQELLRFAYLHFEPKEKFVWCPKKIQKQLGVRPEKRSDAIGNGEVKDEVCSRGKSKAGEAVVQQKEDGLDNVSKAQKGTDKTASKDKNKLSEASPEPKPDAEAVGNGNAEAESNNEILGNGNDSADDVVEMDQSPNSDVTAKSEPCVDSEHKITSNSKDTIQEPDNIMQTDGDIDTEKPPKKKREDNKVLPSNGSAGDLASGQMEEKAGANKATGQTSPSAQTPLKTSKHSPTLSLGREEKIPRTDFNQVPEKKEEEETSQANVSATNGSLTSTDTGADEQTNAKESEDIDMESNPSSSDQNVGSS; via the exons atggaGGACGACTATGTTTGTGAGTACGACTCGACCTGGGAGAGTGATGGAGACGACCCGGCCAGAGAGAGCCAAAGCCGTCGGTCAAGTCAAGACAAAACCAAATCTGTCTTTACTTTAACT AGGCATACGCCCAGAAACATAAGGGCAGCAAAGGACATGCAGAACTACAGAAGAGGATATCCT aaTCTTACAGATGATGAGTGCTcagaagacaaaatgaacaatttGCAGTTTTATCTCAATAAATTTCCCTCAGCTCCTGATG ATGTCTACATTGAATCATTTCTTAAGGAATGGAAAAATGACTACAAGAGACTGGAGAGAGTTCACTCTTACATTCAATG GCTGTTTCCACTGAGAGAGCCGGGGGTTAATTACATGGCGTCAGAACTCACCAAGAAGGAAATTGAG GCCTTCAAGAAGAATGATGATGCCAAAAGGAGACTGGTCGAGTCCTATGAACTCATGTTGGGCTTCTATGGCATCCGTTTGGTCAACAAAGAGACGGGTGAAGTGAAACGAGCAGAAAATTGGAAGGAGCGATTTGGAAACCTGGAGCG GAATATGCACAACAACCTGCGCATCACTCGCATCCTGAAGAGCCTCGGAGAGCTGGGCTTTGAGCACTACCAGGCCCCACTTGTCCGCTTCTTCCTGGAGGAGACTCTTGTCAAGAAGACCCTCAGCAGTGTTAAACGCAGCGTGCTTgactacttcctgtttgctgTCCGGGACAAGCAGAAACGTCAGGAGCTTTTGCGCTTTGCCTACCTTCACTTTGAGCCAAAGGAGAAGTTTGTGTGGTGTCCCAAAAAGATTCAGAAACAATTAGGGGTTAGGCCAGAGAAAAGATCTGATGCTATTGGAAATGGAGAAGTAAAAGATGAAGTATGTTCACGGGGTAAAAGCAAAGCTGGAGAAGCAGTTGTGCAACAAAAAGAGGATGGACTGGATAATGTTTCAAAGGCTCAGAAAGGAACTGATAAAACAGCAagtaaagataaaaacaaactgtctgaGGCATCCCCTGAGCCAAAACCAGATGCGGAGGCTGTCGGAAATGGAAATGCAGAGGCTGAGTCTAATAATGAAATTTTGGGAAATGGAAATGACTCTGCAGATGATGTTGTTGAAATGGATCAGTCACCCAATTCTGACGTGACGGCAAAAAGCGAGCCCTGTGTGGACAGCGAGCACAAAATTACCAGCAACTCGAAGGACACCATCCAGGAACCAGACAACATTATGCAAACAGATGGGGACATAGACACTGAAAAACCAccgaagaagaagagagaagataaCAAGGTGCTGCCAAGCAACGGCTCTGCTGGGGACTTGGCCAGTGGGCAGATGGAGGAAAAAGCTGGTGCTAATAAAGCCACTGGTCAAACGAGCCCGTCAGCTCAAACCCCCCTTAAGACTTCAAAACACTCCCCCACTCTTTCTTtgggaagggaggaaaaaatcCCAAGGACTGATTTTAATCAAGtgccagaaaaaaaggaagaggaagaaacgTCGCAGGCAAACGTGTCAGCAACAAATGGGTCACTGACGAGCACTGACACAGGTGCGGATGAACAGACAAATGCAAAAGAGTCGGAGGATATTGATATGGAATCAAACCCCTCAAGCTCCGACCAAAATGTGGGGAGTTCATGA